GACTTTCTCTTCGAGCAAGTTGACTGCGACGGCGTTCGCGCCCTCGGGGATGATGAGGTCCGCACGTTTCTTGCAGGGTTCGACGAACTGCTCGTGCATCGGTTTGACCGTCGAGAGGTACTGGTCGATGACGCCCTCCAAGTCGCGTCCCCTATCGACCACGTCGCGCTCGATGCGCCGCAGAATCCGAACGTCGGCGTCCGTCTCGACGTAGACGTGCAGGTCGAGCATGTCGTTTACGTCCTCGTCGTACAGCGCGAAGATGCCCTCCAAGACGATGACGTCGGTCGGTTCGACCGTCTTCGTCTCGTCCTTGCGGTTGTGAATCTCGAAGTCGTACTGGGGCATCTCGATAGACTGGCCAGAGAGGAGGGCGTCCATGTGTTCACTCAGAAGGTCCCACTCGAACGCCGAGGGGTGGTCGTAGTTGACCTCCGCGCGCTCCTCGAACTCCATGTGGCTGAGGTCCTCGTAGTAGTTGTCCATCGGGATTCGCGTCACCGATTCTTCGGCCTCCTCGGTGATTTCGCGGGCGACCGTCGTCTTTCCGGCCCCGGTTCCCCCCGCGATGCCGATGACGAACGACGGGATTGTCATTGTCCCTGTTGAGGGAATATGGGGGTTTGAATCTCCCGGAATTGGAGCAGGCGGGTGTCGGAATTTGTTAACCGTTATCCATCACCCCCACTGAAGCAGATTGGAGTCCTCCAATCGTCCACGTTGGACTTTACGCGCATGCAAAATTCCACACAAAAGATTTAGGGCAGAATATGTAATTTACCCCGATGACAGGACCCTCCACCCGCCGTGGTGCGTTACGACTCTTCGCATCCATCGCCGCCGGGGGTGTTGCCGGGTGCGCTGGACGAACAGACCAAAAGCAGACTGAGAAATCGAGTTCGAGTACGACGACAACGACCGTGGCATCCGAACGAGACACTGCCACCACCACTACGCAACGGAAAACAACGGAGCAAATCGACCTACGAGGAGGGTCCGTACCGGCGAGTGGCGAGTGGCGCAATTACCGCCACGACAATCTGAATAGTTCGTACGCTCCCGAGGCGACCGGTGCTCCTGAATCGGGGACGCCCTACTGGCGGATTACGAATGGATACATGCCCGCTATCTCAAAGAAGACGATGTACCTCAGGAGTGGCACGGGCGGTGTTCTGGCACTCGACGCACGAACTGGTGACAGACGTTGGCGCACGGACGTAGATGCGAGTGGTCCCGCACCGGCAATCGCAAACGATGACGTGTTTTTCACTCATTCCGAGAGCATCACCTCGCTTGACGCGACTAGCGGCTCTGTCAACTGGACAACAGAGTTGAAGCGGGGAATCGTCTCTGCACCGACGGTCGTCGATGAAACGCTCTACTTCGCTCACAGCGAGTATTACGACAAACCCGTTTCGTTGTTCGCCATCGATGCGGCGACCGGGGAGGAAATCTGGAACGCGGAGGTCGGTGGAGAGTATAGCCCTAGCGACATCGTCGTGACCTCCGGGGAGATATTCGTAACGACGGAAAAATTGCACTCGATTGATAGAAAAACCGGAACCGAACGCTGGAGCGTTTCTGTGAGTGGTTCGGTCGATACGGTACCGGTTGTTCGGGATAGTCTCGTATTCGTCGGCGACCTCGACGGTGTCGTGTACGCCATCGATATAGAGTCTCAGCAGGTAATCTGGCGCGCGGAGACGGGGGCATCTAACGACAGTGGTGGAATTGCTGTAACCGATGAAATAGTGTTCTACAGCGGCACAGAAGCAGTCCATGCACTCGAATCTCGAACCGGCGAGCAGCGGTGGCGATTTTCGACGCAGTCCACGGCCGCACCAGCGACAGTCGCCGACGAGACCGTCTACTTCGGAACTGGCGTTCACGGGCGATATCTTCGGGCATTGGACACCACCACCGGAACCGAAAACTGGCGCTACCGATTTCCACGAATCGAGAAGGGTGACATGATCACCGGCGGCGTGCTAGATGCGCCGGTCGTCGTCGACGACGCGCTCTACGTGCGGACCGCTGGCGACTTCCTCTACGCATTCGGTAACGAGTGACTTGTGGACCAAGATGCCAGATCCTGAATCAACAGGGTCGAAGGCGCAAGCCTTTCTAACTCAAATCGATACACCCGAACCCAGAACGAACTCACCACTCCTCAAATAATGTCCAGAGAAAAGCGCAAATCTGACCGCCGTCAAACGGTCCGATAGCGTATTTAAAGTCGCGTCAGGTTCTGCGCGCGCGGCCCCTTCGGGGCGTCTTCGATACTAAACTCTACGTCGGTTCCCTCTTCGAGGTCCGGGCCGCCGATGTCTTCCATGTGGAAGAAAACGTCGTCGTCGGAGTCGTCCGTCGTAATGAAACCGTAACCGCCAGTGTCGTTGAAGAAGTCAACGTTGCCTTCTGCCATTGCGATTAGACGAATGACCGTCCAACGGATAAGTATTGGGTATTCGTTTTCTGTAAAACAATATTTTTGAACAGATGTTTTTATTATCCGGGTTCGAATAGACAAGCGCGACTGCACGGTCGGCTCTAGAGCAAATCGCAGTCGTTTCCACTATTCGGCCCGTGATTCCGTGCGTATCGGCAATTCGTATCGGAATCGTCCGCCGACCGCCTCGCCCTTCAACTCACTTCTGGAACGCCTACCACGATTAGGATGGCTTATAACCCAGAAGGCCGAACCCCGAACCAACTGTGACGAACGCGCAGGTCACTCTGATTCAGATCGACAACTACGGACCGTGGACCGTGACGCCCGAACCCCGCCGTGAAGTGGACCTCCAGACGCTGCAATCGCGGCTCTACGCCGACATCTCACAACTCGTCGGCAACCGGGAGGGGTACGTCTTCTTCACGCGCTTCGACAACATGATCGCCGTGACGAACGGCATCGACGAGGAGGCACACGCGCTCATGCAGGAGTCGGTGGCGAATCGGTACCCCGTCACCGTGAGTTTTGGCGTGGCGACCAGTCCCCGACCGGTCGAGGCGCTCGGGGAGGCGACCGAACTAATTCAAGACGCCGGGAGTGCCCAAGACGGCCAGCGAACCGAGATTCTACGCGGCCAGACGCTCCCGGACGACGAGCGAGCGGACGACGACGTGCAAATCGCACACTTCGACGTGAACGACGCGACGGGCAAGTACACCGACCAGATGAACGCCTTCGACTCGTTCATCCACATCGAACAGGGCTACGCCGAGTTGATGCAGTACATGCGCCGCGCGCACGACGCCCTCTCCTTCTTCGTCGGCGGCGACAACGTCATCGCGGTCTGTCCGGACTTAGACGAAACCGAGTACGAGGATGCCATCGAACACGTCCAAGAGGCCGCCGAAGTCGAACTGAAGGTCGGTGTCGGCACTGCGGCAACTGCACAGGGTGCGGGTATGAGCGCGAAACACGCACTCGAAGACTGCCGCGACGACGGTCATCGGGTCGTCTTCGATAGGTAGTCGGCCGTCTTCGACTGTTGATTCACGTCGGCTTCGACCGTCGAGTGACGTCGCCTTCGGTGAGTTACGTAGCAACTATTAACGTAGGTCGGTGACGGTGATAAAACTGCCGGGGATAGCTTTTAGGCCGACTGTGTGAATCTTTCTCATATGGAAGGCGAAGTCACCGTCCGAGACGTGATGACCCGCGACTACGTGGGGGTCAGCGAGTCGGACACGGTGCTGGGAGCAGTCCAGCTCATGCGCGAGGAGAGCGTCGGCAGCGTCGTCGTTCTCCGGGGCAGTGAACCGGTCGGCATCATGACTGAATCTGACGTTCTGGGGCTCGTCGCCGACGAAGGCGACCCCGCCGAGACGCCCGTCTCCGAAGTCATGTCGAACCCCGTCATCTCGATGCACGGCGAGCGTGCGCTCTCCGACGCCGCCGGGACCATGTCCAGAAACGACATCCGGCGCATCGTCGTCACCGACGACACCGACATGGTCGGCGTCCTCACCGAACGGGACGTGATTTCTGCGTCGGCCTCGCTATCAGGGGCACCGTCGGTGGCCGACGACTCGATGCCCCCGGTTGGTAGCGACATCGGCGACGAACTCGGCGGCAACGTGAGCGACAACGGTGACCGCGCGGAGTACTCCGACCGGAGTATCTGCGAGACCTGCGGCACCCTTAGCCGAGAACTCACTAACGTCAACGGGCAACTCATCTGTGCAGATTGTCGAGAAGTATAGCTAAGCCGAGAGCCGAAAACTGCCGAACGTGTCGCCTTTCTCGCAGTTATCTTTCAATTCGTAGACGTGCTAAAAAGCACAAGACACAAATAGGTTCCCCTTGCCAAGATACGTAACATGGTACGTTGTCACACGTCCCCACCTGAGGTGGTCGTCGATGCCACCTAGCACGGGACTTGCGAACGCCGTCGTCAACGGTTTAGTCACCGGAAGCATCGTCGCGCTGGGTGCCATCGGACTCGCACTCGTCTACAACATCGCCGAGGTACCGAACTTCGCGCACGGCGAGTTACTGATGATCGGCGCGTACATGGCGCTGTTCGTCAACCAACCGGGTACCGTCCCCATATTCGACGCGCTGACGAATGCGTCCCGAAGTCTCGGAACGTTGGGTTACGTGGTCCTATTCGTCCTCACCGCCGGAGCGGCGTTAGGGGCGGTGTATCTACTCGGGGGTGAAGCCGCGCTGAAAGGGTCGTGGTGGCCCGGCGACCCGAATCCGGGGCTGGCGGTCGGAGTGCAACTTATAGCCGCGTCGGCCCTCGGACTCGTGGTCGTCGTCGGCTTCCCGTCCATCTGGGCCGGGCTACTCCTCGCGGCGATCCTGCTCGCCGCAATCGCACCGCTGTTGGAGAAGGTCGTCTTCCAGAAGTTCCGGGCGAAAGACGCCTCGTTGGCGACGATGCTCATCGTCACCCTCGGACTCTCCTTCGTCCTTCGGTTCGGCACGCAGGCCGTCTACGGCGGTGAAGTCCGAACCTACAACGTCCCGCAGGTCGGTACCGTCTTCGGCTACGACGTCGGCCTGTCGGCGGCGAAGTTCTTCGACTTCTACGCCAGCGGGGCCGGACTCGTCCTGCGAGTCATCGACAGCGGCCCGAACCCCGACCAGACGATGTTCACGTGGGGGTACTCGTGGCTCGCCGTGGCGATAGTCGTCGTCGGCACGCTCGCCGTCACAATCGGCGCGTACCGCTGGCGGCGCGGCGACGACGCACTCGGAGCCTCCCAGACGATTGGCCCGAAGCTCACCGCGTCCGTCGCGGGTCTGTTGACCCTCTCCGTGCTACTCGTGGTTTTGAGTGGCGAAGGGACGGTCCCCAACTCGGGGTCCTCGACGCGCGTCAGGCTCTCGGTCATGCGAGCGTCCGTCATCTTCATCGCCGCCGGCATGATGGCGTTCCTGCACTTCCTGTTGCAGGAGACGAAACTCGGCAAGGCGATGCGCGCGTCCAGCGACAACATCGACTTGGCGAAGATTACTGGCATCAACACCGACCGGGTGATGATGGCGACGTGGATCATCGCGGGCGCGTTCGCCGCCGTCGGCGGTGTGATGCTCGGCGTGCTGTTCAACCAACTGACCGTCAACATGGGATTCTTCCTGCTACTACCGATGTTCGCAGGAGTCATCCTCGGCGGGCTTCAGTCGGTGTACGGCGCGATTCTCGGCAGTTACATTGTCGGGCTCTCGATGGACGTGGGCATCTTCGCCATCCCCGGCATCGGTTCGACGTATCGGATTCCAATCGCGTTCGTCATCCTGTTCGTCGTCTTACTTGTGAAGCCGGAAGGCATCACGGGAGGTGCCTAGCATGGCGCTTTCGAGCAGTCTCGTCTCGCTCGGCATCATCGTGGGAATCTACGCGATTCTCGCGCTCGGACTGAACATCAAGTTCGGCTACACCGGCCTGTTGGACATCGGGCACGTCGCGTTCTATCTGGTCGGTGCGTACGTCACTGCGCTGCTGGTACTCCCACCTGCCAGCACGCAGCAGTTCGCGACCTACATCCTCGGGTGGGAAGTGCCGTGGCTCGTCGCAATCCTCGTCGGGACGATTGTGGCTGCACTGCTAGGAATGCTGGTCGCCCTCCCGGCGATACGACTCCGGGAGGACTACCTCGCAATCGCGGTGCTGGGAATCTCGGTCATCCTCAAGCGCGTCGTCCAATCGGAAGGCTGGCTCGCCAACGGTCCCGGTTCGCTCCGTGGCTTCGAACAGCCGTTCCGGAGCTTCTTCCCGCTGCCGGGCGACACGCTCGGGGCCGCCGCACTGCTCGGGTTCGTAGTGTTCGTCCTCTGGACGGTCGCGACGTACGCGCTTTCGACGGTCGGAACGCGGCCAGACTCGGAACTCACGACTGATGGAGGGCAGCGCGCCGATGGCGGTGTCACCGCCGACCGAAGCACCATCGCAGGCACGGGCGTTCGCGGAAAACTCGTAGACGCCCTCCTCGCGCTGACGACGCTCGGCGTCGGCTACTTCGCCGCTCGGCGAGCGCGCGCGACGAAGAGCGAGACCGAACAACGGTACCTGCTCGGTATCGGCGTCGCCTTCGCGGCGGCCGCGGGCGTCGTCACGTGGCAGGCCTTCGAGTGGTGGTCCGGACTCTCGATTCTGTTCGGGGTCATCGTGTTCGCAGTCATCTCCGCGGCCTTCTACGGAGTCAACGAGCGATACATTCCGCTCGCTGGCATCGTAACCGCGGGAGTCGCGTTCGTCGCCGCGTTCGTCCTCGGCGAGTCGCCGATGGTGCCGTTCGTCTTCCTCGGCTTCGCGTCGCTGTTCACGTGGGTATTCGGCGGTGTCGCCGTCGCTCGCCGATACAGCGACCTCTCGCGCCGGGACTTCCTCGTCGCGCTCGTGTTGGCCATCGTCTTTGTCGCAACCTTCGTGCCACTCATCGTCCTCGGCGGCGGTGGCGACGCGAGTAGCAGTCTCGGCCTGTTCCTGACGATGGGCCTGCTCGCGGCGTTCCTGTACGGCGTCTACTACGTCGGTTCGAACTGGGAGCGCTTCGGCCAGTCTGACGTTGGCTTCGTCCGCATCGTCGGCGTCGGTGCAATCTGGTTGTTCCTGCTCCGGTACTTCGTGATGGCCAGCATCGAACCCTTCCGGTTCGGTGGTGTCGGTGCCGTCGTGTCGAACACCGTCCAGAACCTGCTGTGGCTGCTGAAGTTCCAAGGCGGCGGCTTGGAGTTCGACTACTCACGGTTCCTGCTGATACTGACGCTGGCGTCGCTCGCCGTCGTGTACTACCTCGTGGAAGTCACGGTCGAGTCTCCGTTCGGACGGGTCCTCAAGGCCATCCGCGAGGACGAGGACGTTGCGACCTCACTGGGCAAGAACACCTTCTCGTACAAGGTCCAGAGCATGATGCTCGGTTCCGCCCTCGCCGGATTCGCGGGTGGGCTGACCGCCATCTACTTCCAGAGTCTCGTCCACACGATGTTCGCACCGCGCGTGACGTTCATCGCGTTCCTCGCGCTCATCATCGGTGGGACCGCCAACAACAAGGGGATGATTCTCGGCGCGGCCATCTACTGGGCGTTCCAGAAGGCGACGGCCGACATCGCCGGGTTCTTCCCGACTGCGGCGGCCTCGCGGGTGCAGGCGCTTCGCCTCGCGTTCATCGGCGCACTGTTGATAATCATCCTGTACTACCGCCCCGAAGGGCTGTGGGGCGAGAAGCGAACCGTCGCGGATGTGACCGAAGAATGAGTGAGACGACAGACCAAACGGCCGAAAGAACGGCTCAGACGGACGAGGTGCACGACGTAGACAGAGACCACCAGACGCACGGCACTGGTGAGGCAATTCTCGAAGTCGAAAACCTCCGCAAGACCTTCGGCGGCATCACCGCCGTCGATGGCGCGACCTTCGAGGTCGAGGAGGGAACCGTCACCGGCCTCATCGGCCCGAACGGAGCCGGAAAGACGACGACGTTCAACCTCATCAGCGGGTTCTACAAACCCGACAGCGGGTCGGTCCGCTATCGGGGGCAAGAACTCCAAGACATCATGCGGCCGAGCGACACCGAGCAAGGCATCTGGATGGGTGCCTCCGGGCTGAGTTTCGGCGGTATCGGACTGGCGTCGGCCGCCGCGGCGGGCGCGTCTACCGTCGCGCTCGGCGGCGCGGCAGTCGTCGGTGCTGGCGTCGGTGCTGGCATCTACCAAGCCCAAGAGAAGGTGAAAGACGACGTACTCGACTACAAGCACACGCGGCCGTTCCGCGTCTCGCAGGCCGGACTCTCCCGGACGTTCCAGTTGACGAGAGAGCTTCAGGGACTGACCGTGCTGGAGAACCTCCTGCTCGCTCCGCAGGACCAGCGCGGCGAAAATCTGGGGAACGCGTGGTTCCGCCGCGGGTCGGTCGCCGAAGAAGAGGAAGAAATCCGCGAACGGGCGCTCGACATGCTCGACCTACTGGAACTCGACCACCTCACGAACGAGTACGCGGGGAACCTCTCGGGGGGTCAGCGGAAACTGCTCGAACTGGGTCGCGTGCTAATGACCGACCCAGACCTCATCCTGCTGGACGAACCAGTGGCTGGGGTGAACCCCGCGCTGACCCAAAAGCTGTTGGCACGAATCGAGACGTTGCGGGACGAAGGCTACACGTTCTGCATCGTCGAACACGACATGGAGGTCATCATGAACCTCTCGGACACGATTATCGTCATGGACCAAGGCAAGAAGCTGATGCAAGGCTCACCAGCGGAAGTACAGAGCGACCAACGAGTTATCGACGCCTATCTGGGGGGATAATCGATGGCACTACTCGAAGCCCACGACATCGTGTCTGGCTACGGCGACGCTCAAATCCTGCATGGCGTCTCGATGGACGTTCACGACGACGAAATCGTCTGCATCATCGGGCCGAACGGCGCGGGCAAATCGACGTTCATGAAGGCCGTCTTCGGCCTCATCGACTGCTGGGAAGGCTCCGTCGAGTTCGACGACAAGGAGATTACGGACCTCCGACCGGACGAAGTCACCCGCGAGGGGATGTGTTACGTCCCGCAGGTCGAGAACGTCTTCCCGACGCTCACCGTGCGAGAGAATCTGGAGATGGGCGCGTACATCTTGGACGAGATGCCCCAAGACGCCCTGCAAGAGGTGTTCGACCGGTTCCCGATTCTGGAAGAGCGCCAGAACCAGAAGGCCGGGACGATGTCCGGCGGGCAACAGCAGATGCTCGCCATGGGTCGCGGCCTGATGGTTGACCCAGACCTGATGCTGGTGGACGAGCCGTCGGCGGGTCTCGCGCCCGACCTCGTGGACGAGGTGTTCGAGAAGATAATCGAAATCAACGAGGCTGGCACGGCCATCCTGATGGTCGAGCAGAACGCCCGGAAGGCACTGCGCAACTCCGACCGCGGCTACGTGCTGGAGATGGGTGAGAACCGCTTCGAGGACACCGGAGACGCACTGCTCGACAACGAGGAAGTCACGGAACTCTACCTCGGTGGCGGCGGTGGCGACACGGGCGAGACGAGTGATTCGTCTGCTGAGAGTCAGGCATAAACGTCGCTGTTCGCGGTTGCCGTCGCGGTTTTATTTTTGAGCGCGGTCCTCTCAGACGTAGCCGGACTAGTGGTCGAAGACCCGACGAATTCCGACCGAGAGCGTCCGGCGCGAGTTGGTCACGGCTTCGTATTTGAACTTTGGCAAGCAGTTGGCGCGCGCTGGCGCAACCCGAAATGGTTGCGCCAAATCCCGTGCGAGGGACGAGTATCACAGCGTGGAAGACGCGACCACACCGGTCGCGTCTTCCAACCCCGAGAAACGGAGTCGGCTGGGGAGGGTGTGGCTGTCACGCGAGCGAAGCGAGGGTGACCTCGACGGACACGGTTTATCCGTCAGCGCTCGCGGTGGCGGTGCTATGCGGTCTCTCATCGGTTTCGGGAATAGCGAGCCTCACTGCGTTCGTCGTCGCCACGTAGCAGTGACTTACACCGCGGTTTCTTCCTCGAAAGCCCCCGCCCGGTCGCGATTGCTCTGCGGGATATTCGGCACTCTCAACACAGCCCGCGCCGAATAGTTGCCCACAGCGCAACCACGTCCTTGGGACGCGACCGGGCGGCCCCTTTCAGTCCCATCCAGTGTTTGTGTCACTGGGCGTTACGATAACCCCAAGCCGTCCATCCCCAAGCCCACAATGCGAACATTCAAATTCCAAGCCACGACCAACTCGTCTCCATGCTCGCAATCGCCGGGGGAAAGGGAGGCTGTGGCAAGACGACGAGCGCACTCGGTGTCGCCGCGGCGTTCGCGCGCCAACGCCGGTCCGTCCTCGTCGCCGACGCAGACGCCGAGATGCCTGACCTGCACCTCGTGGCGGGCGTCGAGCGCGAACCGGGACTGGACGCGGTGGCGGCGGGTCGGAACCCGAACGAAGTCGCGCAGGGTCATCCGACTGTCTCGGGACTGTCGATTCTTCCGGCGACAGAAGGCGGTGGACACAGCGGTTCGACGGGGCTGTTCGACCGTCTGTCCGGTGCCACCGACGCCATCCTACTCGATGCACCTGCGGGAGCGGGACCAGACGCCGTCGCGCCACTTCGCGCCGCCGACAACGTGGTGGTCGTGACGACGCTCGACCCCGCGTGTCTCCGCGACACGGCGAAAACTGCGGCGATGGCGCGGCAACTCGGAACGACAGTTGCAGGCGTGGTGGTCTCGCGCGCGAAAGCAGTCCCCGAAGCGGTGACAGAACTGTTGAACTGTCCGTCTCTCGGGGCGATTCCGCATACGGGCAGAAGCACCGACCCACTGGCCGACGAGCGGGTTCGGTCGGCGTACGACCAAGTCGTGTCAAGCCTACAGCCCAAATATTTATAATTTCTACCTGTGTGAACGAAAGACAGTGGCGCGGCGACTCTCGACTGGTATCGACGTGCTGGACAGAAAACTCGACGGCGGTCTCCCGAGCGGGTCTCTCGTCGCTCTCTCGGCACCTCCAGCGAGTCAGGCGGAGTTGCTACTCTACGAGTTTTCGTCCGCGCGCCAGACGCTGTATCTCACGACCGACCGCGACGAGGTGGCGGTCAGGGCAGGCTTCGAACGCGCGCCCGGACGGACGGAGACGCCGGACGTGCGGCGGGTTCCGAGCGACACGCCGCTGGACCAATGCCAACGACTCTTCCGGCGACTACCGGAGAACTCGAACCTCGTCGTGGACCCAATCGACCTGCTAGAGACACAGTCGGAGAGTCGCTACCGAAACTTCTTGAACGACTTGCAGAACCACCTGCACAACACGGGCAGCGTCGCGGTCCTGCACTGTCTGGACGGTCGGAGCGTGCCCGACGCCCGAGACCTGACCGAACACGTCTCGGACGTGGTGTTTCAGTTGCACACTGAGTACTCGAGCGACAGCGTGGAGACGCGGTTGGCGGTGCCGAAGTTCCGCGGTGGGCGAGCGCTCGGCGAGACCATCAAACTGGAACTGGGAGAGTCGGTCAGCATCGACACGAGTCGAGACATCGCCTGACTCAGTTGCTCACGCCTTTCGGCCGACGAGGACGCCAGCGCCGAGCGTGACGACCAGCGCGCCGACCGAAGCCGTGGACGTGTCGAGGCCGAGAGCGGACCCGCTGAGCGCGATAGTGAGG
The sequence above is a segment of the Halorussus halophilus genome. Coding sequences within it:
- the udk gene encoding uridine kinase; the encoded protein is MTIPSFVIGIAGGTGAGKTTVAREITEEAEESVTRIPMDNYYEDLSHMEFEERAEVNYDHPSAFEWDLLSEHMDALLSGQSIEMPQYDFEIHNRKDETKTVEPTDVIVLEGIFALYDEDVNDMLDLHVYVETDADVRILRRIERDVVDRGRDLEGVIDQYLSTVKPMHEQFVEPCKKRADLIIPEGANAVAVNLLEEKVRAETYTDSGSAWTLGEEGVEREDPERDRYAVAGGGAERMEDAEKDAVREKDDEFPLDD
- a CDS encoding outer membrane protein assembly factor BamB family protein, whose translation is MASERDTATTTTQRKTTEQIDLRGGSVPASGEWRNYRHDNLNSSYAPEATGAPESGTPYWRITNGYMPAISKKTMYLRSGTGGVLALDARTGDRRWRTDVDASGPAPAIANDDVFFTHSESITSLDATSGSVNWTTELKRGIVSAPTVVDETLYFAHSEYYDKPVSLFAIDAATGEEIWNAEVGGEYSPSDIVVTSGEIFVTTEKLHSIDRKTGTERWSVSVSGSVDTVPVVRDSLVFVGDLDGVVYAIDIESQQVIWRAETGASNDSGGIAVTDEIVFYSGTEAVHALESRTGEQRWRFSTQSTAAPATVADETVYFGTGVHGRYLRALDTTTGTENWRYRFPRIEKGDMITGGVLDAPVVVDDALYVRTAGDFLYAFGNE
- a CDS encoding cold-shock protein; the encoded protein is MAEGNVDFFNDTGGYGFITTDDSDDDVFFHMEDIGGPDLEEGTDVEFSIEDAPKGPRAQNLTRL
- a CDS encoding GTP cyclohydrolase III → MTNAQVTLIQIDNYGPWTVTPEPRREVDLQTLQSRLYADISQLVGNREGYVFFTRFDNMIAVTNGIDEEAHALMQESVANRYPVTVSFGVATSPRPVEALGEATELIQDAGSAQDGQRTEILRGQTLPDDERADDDVQIAHFDVNDATGKYTDQMNAFDSFIHIEQGYAELMQYMRRAHDALSFFVGGDNVIAVCPDLDETEYEDAIEHVQEAAEVELKVGVGTAATAQGAGMSAKHALEDCRDDGHRVVFDR
- a CDS encoding CBS domain-containing protein, yielding MEGEVTVRDVMTRDYVGVSESDTVLGAVQLMREESVGSVVVLRGSEPVGIMTESDVLGLVADEGDPAETPVSEVMSNPVISMHGERALSDAAGTMSRNDIRRIVVTDDTDMVGVLTERDVISASASLSGAPSVADDSMPPVGSDIGDELGGNVSDNGDRAEYSDRSICETCGTLSRELTNVNGQLICADCREV
- a CDS encoding branched-chain amino acid ABC transporter permease gives rise to the protein MPPSTGLANAVVNGLVTGSIVALGAIGLALVYNIAEVPNFAHGELLMIGAYMALFVNQPGTVPIFDALTNASRSLGTLGYVVLFVLTAGAALGAVYLLGGEAALKGSWWPGDPNPGLAVGVQLIAASALGLVVVVGFPSIWAGLLLAAILLAAIAPLLEKVVFQKFRAKDASLATMLIVTLGLSFVLRFGTQAVYGGEVRTYNVPQVGTVFGYDVGLSAAKFFDFYASGAGLVLRVIDSGPNPDQTMFTWGYSWLAVAIVVVGTLAVTIGAYRWRRGDDALGASQTIGPKLTASVAGLLTLSVLLVVLSGEGTVPNSGSSTRVRLSVMRASVIFIAAGMMAFLHFLLQETKLGKAMRASSDNIDLAKITGINTDRVMMATWIIAGAFAAVGGVMLGVLFNQLTVNMGFFLLLPMFAGVILGGLQSVYGAILGSYIVGLSMDVGIFAIPGIGSTYRIPIAFVILFVVLLVKPEGITGGA
- a CDS encoding branched-chain amino acid ABC transporter permease, with product MALSSSLVSLGIIVGIYAILALGLNIKFGYTGLLDIGHVAFYLVGAYVTALLVLPPASTQQFATYILGWEVPWLVAILVGTIVAALLGMLVALPAIRLREDYLAIAVLGISVILKRVVQSEGWLANGPGSLRGFEQPFRSFFPLPGDTLGAAALLGFVVFVLWTVATYALSTVGTRPDSELTTDGGQRADGGVTADRSTIAGTGVRGKLVDALLALTTLGVGYFAARRARATKSETEQRYLLGIGVAFAAAAGVVTWQAFEWWSGLSILFGVIVFAVISAAFYGVNERYIPLAGIVTAGVAFVAAFVLGESPMVPFVFLGFASLFTWVFGGVAVARRYSDLSRRDFLVALVLAIVFVATFVPLIVLGGGGDASSSLGLFLTMGLLAAFLYGVYYVGSNWERFGQSDVGFVRIVGVGAIWLFLLRYFVMASIEPFRFGGVGAVVSNTVQNLLWLLKFQGGGLEFDYSRFLLILTLASLAVVYYLVEVTVESPFGRVLKAIREDEDVATSLGKNTFSYKVQSMMLGSALAGFAGGLTAIYFQSLVHTMFAPRVTFIAFLALIIGGTANNKGMILGAAIYWAFQKATADIAGFFPTAAASRVQALRLAFIGALLIIILYYRPEGLWGEKRTVADVTEE
- a CDS encoding ABC transporter ATP-binding protein, which codes for MSETTDQTAERTAQTDEVHDVDRDHQTHGTGEAILEVENLRKTFGGITAVDGATFEVEEGTVTGLIGPNGAGKTTTFNLISGFYKPDSGSVRYRGQELQDIMRPSDTEQGIWMGASGLSFGGIGLASAAAAGASTVALGGAAVVGAGVGAGIYQAQEKVKDDVLDYKHTRPFRVSQAGLSRTFQLTRELQGLTVLENLLLAPQDQRGENLGNAWFRRGSVAEEEEEIRERALDMLDLLELDHLTNEYAGNLSGGQRKLLELGRVLMTDPDLILLDEPVAGVNPALTQKLLARIETLRDEGYTFCIVEHDMEVIMNLSDTIIVMDQGKKLMQGSPAEVQSDQRVIDAYLGG
- a CDS encoding ABC transporter ATP-binding protein, encoding MALLEAHDIVSGYGDAQILHGVSMDVHDDEIVCIIGPNGAGKSTFMKAVFGLIDCWEGSVEFDDKEITDLRPDEVTREGMCYVPQVENVFPTLTVRENLEMGAYILDEMPQDALQEVFDRFPILEERQNQKAGTMSGGQQQMLAMGRGLMVDPDLMLVDEPSAGLAPDLVDEVFEKIIEINEAGTAILMVEQNARKALRNSDRGYVLEMGENRFEDTGDALLDNEEVTELYLGGGGGDTGETSDSSAESQA
- a CDS encoding MinD/ParA family ATP-binding protein, coding for MLAIAGGKGGCGKTTSALGVAAAFARQRRSVLVADADAEMPDLHLVAGVEREPGLDAVAAGRNPNEVAQGHPTVSGLSILPATEGGGHSGSTGLFDRLSGATDAILLDAPAGAGPDAVAPLRAADNVVVVTTLDPACLRDTAKTAAMARQLGTTVAGVVVSRAKAVPEAVTELLNCPSLGAIPHTGRSTDPLADERVRSAYDQVVSSLQPKYL
- a CDS encoding RAD55 family ATPase, which translates into the protein MARRLSTGIDVLDRKLDGGLPSGSLVALSAPPASQAELLLYEFSSARQTLYLTTDRDEVAVRAGFERAPGRTETPDVRRVPSDTPLDQCQRLFRRLPENSNLVVDPIDLLETQSESRYRNFLNDLQNHLHNTGSVAVLHCLDGRSVPDARDLTEHVSDVVFQLHTEYSSDSVETRLAVPKFRGGRALGETIKLELGESVSIDTSRDIA